Proteins found in one Triticum aestivum cultivar Chinese Spring chromosome 4D, IWGSC CS RefSeq v2.1, whole genome shotgun sequence genomic segment:
- the LOC123097526 gene encoding fumarate hydratase 1, mitochondrial: MAMVLRRLAGASGSPSAAALLLRPALTRPISTGFREERDTFGPIRVPNDKLWGAQTQRSLQNFDIGGERERMPVPIIRAFGVLKKCAAKVNMEYGLDPTIGKAIMQAAEEVAEGKLDDHFPLVIWQTGSGTQSNMNANEVIANRAAEILGHKRGDKFVHPNDHVNRSQSSNDTFPTVMHIAAAVEINSRFIPSLEQLHKSLHSKSDEFKDIIKIGRTHTQDATPLTLGQEFSGYATQVKYGIDRIACTLPRMYQLAQGGTAVGTGLNTKKGFDVKIAAAVAEETELPFVTAENKFEALAAHDAFVESSGAVNTISASLMKIANDIRLLGSGPRCGLGELILPENEPGSSIMPGKVNPTQCEALTMVCAQVMGNHVGVTIGGSNGHFELNVYKPMIAAGLLRSLRLLGDASVSFEKNCVRGIEANHKRISQLLHESLMLVTSLNPKIGYDNAAAVAKKAHKEGTTLKESALSLGVLTEKEFHELVVPEKMIGPSD, encoded by the exons ATGGCGATGGTTCTGCGGCGCCTCGCCGGCGCATCAGGCTCGCCTTCGGCAGCTGCACTGCTGCTCCGGCCGGCGCTGACCCGCCCGATCTCCACCGGCTTCCGCGAGGAGCGCGACACGTTCGGCCCCATCCGCGTGCCCAACGACAA GTTGTGGGGCGCGCAGACACAGAGATCGCTGCAAAATTTCGACATTGGCGGCGAGCGCGAGCGGATGCCTGTGCCTATCATCCGCGCCTTTGGCGTGCTAAAAAAGTGCGCCGCTAAG GTGAATATGGAGTATGGCCTTGATCCAACAATTGGGAAGGCAATAATGCAGGCGGCCGAGGAGGTTGCAGAGGGAAAGTTGGATGATCACTTTCCGCTTGTTATCTGGCAAACTGGCAGTGGCACACAAAGCAACATGAACGCCAATGAG GTAATTGCAAATAGGGCGGCTGAGATACTTGGACATAAGCGTGGTGACAAGTTTGTACACCCTAATGACCATGTGAACAGGTCACAGTCCTCGAATGATACATTTCCCACT GTTATGCACATAGCAGCAGCTGTAGAGATCAATTCAAGGTTTATCCCAAGTCTGGAGCAGTTGCATAAGTCACTTCATTCAAAG TCTGATGAGTTTAAAGACATCATTAAAATTGGGCGTACACATACCCAAGATGCCACCCCACTGACTCTTGGTCAAGAGTTCAGTGGTTATGCTACACAG GTGAAATATGGAATTGACCGAATTGCATGTACCTTACCAAGGATGTATCAG CTTGCTCAAGGTGGGACTGCAGTTGGTACTGGCTTGAACACGAAGAAAGG ATTTGATGTCAAAATTGCAGCTGCTGTGGCTGAGGAAACAGAACTACCTTTCGTGACAGCAGAGAACAAGTTTGAAGCTTTG gCAGCACATGATGCTTTTGTTGAGAGCAGTGGTGCTGTGAACACAATTTCTGCATCTCTTATGAAGATAGCAAATGACATACGCTTGCTGGGAAG TGGCCCTCGTTGTGGACTTGGTGAACTTATCCTACCAGAAAATGAGCCTGGGAGCAGCATTATGCCT GGAAAGGTTAATCCTACCCAGTGTGAGGCTCTGACCATGGTTTGTGCTCAG GTTATGGGCAATCATGTCGGTGTTACAATAGGTGGTTCAAATGGGCATTTTGAACTGAACGTTTATAAGCCAATGATTGCTGCTGGATTGCTTCGA TCATTGAGATTATTAGGGGATGCATCTGTATCCTTTGAGAAAAACTGTGTCAGGGGAATAGAAGCAAACCATAAGAGAATTTCACAATTGTTGCACGAG TCTTTGATGTTGGTGACATCGTTGAACCCC AAAATTGGCTATGACAATGCTGCAGCCGTTGCTAAGAAAGCTCACAAAGAAGGAACAACACTGAAG GAATCTGCTTTAAGCCTTGGAGTTTTGACGGAAAAGGAATTCCATGAACTCGTTGTTCCAGAGAAAATGATTGGCCCTTCTGATTAA